Proteins found in one Primulina eburnea isolate SZY01 chromosome 16, ASM2296580v1, whole genome shotgun sequence genomic segment:
- the LOC140817309 gene encoding E3 ubiquitin-protein ligase SINAT3-like, giving the protein MATIEIESVECFSSSDDIEDEEMQSLVSSHPHLFSSKNLNVVPSGMAPTSVHELLECPVCTNSMYPPIHQCHNGHTLCSTCKTRVHNRCPTCRQELGDIRCLALEKVAESLDLPCKYYSLGCLEIFPYYSKLKHEAVCNFRPYCCPYAGSECLVTGDIPFLVSHLKDDHKVDMHTGCTFNHRCVKSNPREVENATWMLTVSSQSLLGTLDLIWATVA; this is encoded by the exons ATGGCAACAATTGAAATCGAGAGCGTTGAGTGCTTTTCTTCATCGGATGACATTGAAGATGAAGAGATGCAATCATTAGTTTCTTCTCACCCCCATTTGTTTTCTTCCAAGAATCTTAATGTGGTGCCCTCTGGAATGGCTCCGACAAGCGTCCATGAATTGCTTGAATGCCCTGTCTGTACTAATTCTATGTACCCACCCATTCATCAG TGTCACAATGGGCACACACTCTGTTCAACGTGCAAGACAAGAGTGCACAATCGATGCCCTACATGCAGACAAGAACTCGGTGACATCCGGTGCTTGGCACTGGAGAAGGTTGCAGAATCACTAGATCTACCTTGCAAATATTATTCTTTGGGATGCCTGGAAATTTTTCCATATTATAGTAAACTCAAACACGAAGCAGTTTGCAATTTCAGACCATACTGTTGTCCCTATGCTGGATCGGAGTGCTTGGTTACTGGGGACATTCCCTTCCTCGTATCCCATTTGAAAGATGATCATAAAGTGGACATGCACACAGGTTGTACTTTTAATCATCGCTGTGTGAAGTCAAACCCTCGTGAAGTAGAAAATGCCACTTGGATGTTAACAGTGAGTTCACAGTCCCTTTTAGGTACTTTGGATTTGATTTGGGCAACAGTAGCATGA